Proteins found in one Drosophila innubila isolate TH190305 chromosome X, UK_Dinn_1.0, whole genome shotgun sequence genomic segment:
- the LOC117793383 gene encoding sodium/potassium/calcium exchanger 4 isoform X1 encodes MEDYWGLSSTTDINCTQPAIDDFPRDLFTEAQRQSGAVVLHVIASLYLFVALAVVCDEYFVPAVEKICAALNMSNDVAGATFMAAATSAPELFVNVIGTFITEGDIGVGTIVGSAVFNILAVAACCGIGAGMTIPLDWWPLTRDSIAYGVTVAILICVMHDERVEWYEALILVSLYAVYLAVMYFDKSFQKCAKGGVKQARSRSRSSNCSIHTKNSNEKEPELVENRICQNMASIQLNGGLNNDQAKATNTTTTTADLGGGGAVEAAASVGGVGGVGVGVGGVGSTAGTAPPPPAIGWIMDNADAESQLAAVAAAAAAAAAVEQPEQEGYSLLTYPKGTSCFAQFTWLIIWPIHLLFRIAIPDCKKAKNNKIFPLTFIMCIVWIGSLSYVVAWMITIIGDTLKIPDSVMGITFLAAGTSVPEAVSSVIVAKRGHGSMGICNSIGSNTFDILLCLGVPWLIKAVFFPIQPGQNYVAINSAGLEYSAITLLSTLFLLYLTFSMNKFKLDTKVGIACLVIYLVFMVFASLIELNVFFRVNLPTCGRS; translated from the exons ATGGAAGACTATTGGGGTCTTAGCAGCACTACGG ATATAAATTGCACTCAGCCCGCCATTGATGATTTCCCCAGAGATCTATTCACGGAGGCGCAAAGACAGTCCGGTGCTGTTGTACTTCATGTTATAGccagtttatatttatttgtagcaTTAGCAGTAGTATGTGATGAGTACTTTGTGCCAGCTGTTGAGAAAATATGTGCAG CACTCAACATGTCCAACGATGTGGCGGGTGCAACATTCATGGCAGCGGCCACATCGGCGCCGGAGCTGTTCGTCAATGTGATAGGCACATTCATCACGGAGGGAGACATTGGAGTCGGGACCATTGTGGGCTCGGCGGTGTTCAACATACTCGCGGTGGCCGCCTGTTGCGGCATCGGTGCTGGCATG ACCATACCGCTAGATTGGTGGCCTCTGACGCGGGACAGCATTGCATATGGCGTCACAGTTGCTATACTCATCTGTGTGATGCACGACGAGCGGGTCGAGTGGTATGAGGCCCTTATTCTGGTGTCGCTCTATGCGGTCTACTTGGCGGTCATGTATTTCGACAAGTCCTTTCAAAAGTGCGCCAAAG GTGGCGTTAAGCAGGCGCGTTCGCGCAGCCGCTCCTCAAACTGCAGCATACACACAAAGAACAGCAATGAGAAGGAACCAG AGCTTGTGGAGAATCGCATTTGCCAGAACATGGCCAGCATCCAGCTGAATGGTGGCCTCAATAATGACCAGGCCAAGgccacaaatacaacaacaaccacagctgACTTGGGTGGCGGTGGAGCAGTGGAAGCCGCTGCTAGCGTTGGTGGAGTCGGAGGAGTTGGAGTCGGAGTTGGAGGAGTTGGTTCAACAGCTGGTACGGCCCCACCGCCACCGGCAATTGGCTGGATAATGGATAATGCTGATGCCGAATCACAATTGGCTGCGGTggctgcggcagcggcagcagctgctgctgttgagcaGCCCGAACAGGAGGGTTACTCACTGTTGACATATCCCAAGGGCACCAGTTGCTTTGCCCAGTTCACCTGGCTGATCATTTGGCCCATACATCTGCTCTTCCGCATCGCGATACCCGATTGTAAAAAggccaagaacaacaaaatctTTCCACTGACCTTTATCATGTGCATTGTCTGGATCGGTTCGTTATCCTATGTGGTCGCGTGGATGATAACCATAATTG GCGATACACTTAAGATACCCGATTCGGTAATGGGAATTACGTTTCTGGCCGCCGGCACAAGTGTACCCGAGGCAGTATCCAGTGTAATTGTGGCTAAACGCG gTCACGGATCGATGGGAATATGCAATTCGATTGGATCGAATACGTTTGATATATTGTTGTGCCTGGGCGTGCCGTGGCTAATAAAGGCCGTATTTTTCCCCATACAGCCGGGACAGAATTATGTGGCTATTAATTCGGCCGGTCTGGAATATTCGGCCATAACATTGCTGTCAACGCTATTTCTGCTCTATTTAACATTCTCGATGAACAAGTTCAAGCTGGACACCAAAGTGGGCATCGCCTGTTTGGTTATCTATTTGGTATTTATGGTATTTGCCTCGCTCATTGAGCTCAATGTGTTCTTTCGCGTCAATCTGCCAACCTGCGGACGATCATGA
- the LOC117793383 gene encoding sodium/potassium/calcium exchanger 4 isoform X2, with amino-acid sequence MKYINCTQPAIDDFPRDLFTEAQRQSGAVVLHVIASLYLFVALAVVCDEYFVPAVEKICAALNMSNDVAGATFMAAATSAPELFVNVIGTFITEGDIGVGTIVGSAVFNILAVAACCGIGAGMTIPLDWWPLTRDSIAYGVTVAILICVMHDERVEWYEALILVSLYAVYLAVMYFDKSFQKCAKGGVKQARSRSRSSNCSIHTKNSNEKEPELVENRICQNMASIQLNGGLNNDQAKATNTTTTTADLGGGGAVEAAASVGGVGGVGVGVGGVGSTAGTAPPPPAIGWIMDNADAESQLAAVAAAAAAAAAVEQPEQEGYSLLTYPKGTSCFAQFTWLIIWPIHLLFRIAIPDCKKAKNNKIFPLTFIMCIVWIGSLSYVVAWMITIIGDTLKIPDSVMGITFLAAGTSVPEAVSSVIVAKRGHGSMGICNSIGSNTFDILLCLGVPWLIKAVFFPIQPGQNYVAINSAGLEYSAITLLSTLFLLYLTFSMNKFKLDTKVGIACLVIYLVFMVFASLIELNVFFRVNLPTCGRS; translated from the exons atgaaat ATATAAATTGCACTCAGCCCGCCATTGATGATTTCCCCAGAGATCTATTCACGGAGGCGCAAAGACAGTCCGGTGCTGTTGTACTTCATGTTATAGccagtttatatttatttgtagcaTTAGCAGTAGTATGTGATGAGTACTTTGTGCCAGCTGTTGAGAAAATATGTGCAG CACTCAACATGTCCAACGATGTGGCGGGTGCAACATTCATGGCAGCGGCCACATCGGCGCCGGAGCTGTTCGTCAATGTGATAGGCACATTCATCACGGAGGGAGACATTGGAGTCGGGACCATTGTGGGCTCGGCGGTGTTCAACATACTCGCGGTGGCCGCCTGTTGCGGCATCGGTGCTGGCATG ACCATACCGCTAGATTGGTGGCCTCTGACGCGGGACAGCATTGCATATGGCGTCACAGTTGCTATACTCATCTGTGTGATGCACGACGAGCGGGTCGAGTGGTATGAGGCCCTTATTCTGGTGTCGCTCTATGCGGTCTACTTGGCGGTCATGTATTTCGACAAGTCCTTTCAAAAGTGCGCCAAAG GTGGCGTTAAGCAGGCGCGTTCGCGCAGCCGCTCCTCAAACTGCAGCATACACACAAAGAACAGCAATGAGAAGGAACCAG AGCTTGTGGAGAATCGCATTTGCCAGAACATGGCCAGCATCCAGCTGAATGGTGGCCTCAATAATGACCAGGCCAAGgccacaaatacaacaacaaccacagctgACTTGGGTGGCGGTGGAGCAGTGGAAGCCGCTGCTAGCGTTGGTGGAGTCGGAGGAGTTGGAGTCGGAGTTGGAGGAGTTGGTTCAACAGCTGGTACGGCCCCACCGCCACCGGCAATTGGCTGGATAATGGATAATGCTGATGCCGAATCACAATTGGCTGCGGTggctgcggcagcggcagcagctgctgctgttgagcaGCCCGAACAGGAGGGTTACTCACTGTTGACATATCCCAAGGGCACCAGTTGCTTTGCCCAGTTCACCTGGCTGATCATTTGGCCCATACATCTGCTCTTCCGCATCGCGATACCCGATTGTAAAAAggccaagaacaacaaaatctTTCCACTGACCTTTATCATGTGCATTGTCTGGATCGGTTCGTTATCCTATGTGGTCGCGTGGATGATAACCATAATTG GCGATACACTTAAGATACCCGATTCGGTAATGGGAATTACGTTTCTGGCCGCCGGCACAAGTGTACCCGAGGCAGTATCCAGTGTAATTGTGGCTAAACGCG gTCACGGATCGATGGGAATATGCAATTCGATTGGATCGAATACGTTTGATATATTGTTGTGCCTGGGCGTGCCGTGGCTAATAAAGGCCGTATTTTTCCCCATACAGCCGGGACAGAATTATGTGGCTATTAATTCGGCCGGTCTGGAATATTCGGCCATAACATTGCTGTCAACGCTATTTCTGCTCTATTTAACATTCTCGATGAACAAGTTCAAGCTGGACACCAAAGTGGGCATCGCCTGTTTGGTTATCTATTTGGTATTTATGGTATTTGCCTCGCTCATTGAGCTCAATGTGTTCTTTCGCGTCAATCTGCCAACCTGCGGACGATCATGA
- the LOC117793383 gene encoding sodium/potassium/calcium exchanger 3 isoform X3: MKYINCTQPAIDDFPRDLFTEAQRQSGAVVLHVIASLYLFVALAVVCDEYFVPAVEKICAALNMSNDVAGATFMAAATSAPELFVNVIGTFITEGDIGVGTIVGSAVFNILAVAACCGIGAGMTIPLDWWPLTRDSIAYGVTVAILICVMHDERVEWYEALILVSLYAVYLAVMYFDKSFQKCAKELVENRICQNMASIQLNGGLNNDQAKATNTTTTTADLGGGGAVEAAASVGGVGGVGVGVGGVGSTAGTAPPPPAIGWIMDNADAESQLAAVAAAAAAAAAVEQPEQEGYSLLTYPKGTSCFAQFTWLIIWPIHLLFRIAIPDCKKAKNNKIFPLTFIMCIVWIGSLSYVVAWMITIIGDTLKIPDSVMGITFLAAGTSVPEAVSSVIVAKRGHGSMGICNSIGSNTFDILLCLGVPWLIKAVFFPIQPGQNYVAINSAGLEYSAITLLSTLFLLYLTFSMNKFKLDTKVGIACLVIYLVFMVFASLIELNVFFRVNLPTCGRS, translated from the exons atgaaat ATATAAATTGCACTCAGCCCGCCATTGATGATTTCCCCAGAGATCTATTCACGGAGGCGCAAAGACAGTCCGGTGCTGTTGTACTTCATGTTATAGccagtttatatttatttgtagcaTTAGCAGTAGTATGTGATGAGTACTTTGTGCCAGCTGTTGAGAAAATATGTGCAG CACTCAACATGTCCAACGATGTGGCGGGTGCAACATTCATGGCAGCGGCCACATCGGCGCCGGAGCTGTTCGTCAATGTGATAGGCACATTCATCACGGAGGGAGACATTGGAGTCGGGACCATTGTGGGCTCGGCGGTGTTCAACATACTCGCGGTGGCCGCCTGTTGCGGCATCGGTGCTGGCATG ACCATACCGCTAGATTGGTGGCCTCTGACGCGGGACAGCATTGCATATGGCGTCACAGTTGCTATACTCATCTGTGTGATGCACGACGAGCGGGTCGAGTGGTATGAGGCCCTTATTCTGGTGTCGCTCTATGCGGTCTACTTGGCGGTCATGTATTTCGACAAGTCCTTTCAAAAGTGCGCCAAAG AGCTTGTGGAGAATCGCATTTGCCAGAACATGGCCAGCATCCAGCTGAATGGTGGCCTCAATAATGACCAGGCCAAGgccacaaatacaacaacaaccacagctgACTTGGGTGGCGGTGGAGCAGTGGAAGCCGCTGCTAGCGTTGGTGGAGTCGGAGGAGTTGGAGTCGGAGTTGGAGGAGTTGGTTCAACAGCTGGTACGGCCCCACCGCCACCGGCAATTGGCTGGATAATGGATAATGCTGATGCCGAATCACAATTGGCTGCGGTggctgcggcagcggcagcagctgctgctgttgagcaGCCCGAACAGGAGGGTTACTCACTGTTGACATATCCCAAGGGCACCAGTTGCTTTGCCCAGTTCACCTGGCTGATCATTTGGCCCATACATCTGCTCTTCCGCATCGCGATACCCGATTGTAAAAAggccaagaacaacaaaatctTTCCACTGACCTTTATCATGTGCATTGTCTGGATCGGTTCGTTATCCTATGTGGTCGCGTGGATGATAACCATAATTG GCGATACACTTAAGATACCCGATTCGGTAATGGGAATTACGTTTCTGGCCGCCGGCACAAGTGTACCCGAGGCAGTATCCAGTGTAATTGTGGCTAAACGCG gTCACGGATCGATGGGAATATGCAATTCGATTGGATCGAATACGTTTGATATATTGTTGTGCCTGGGCGTGCCGTGGCTAATAAAGGCCGTATTTTTCCCCATACAGCCGGGACAGAATTATGTGGCTATTAATTCGGCCGGTCTGGAATATTCGGCCATAACATTGCTGTCAACGCTATTTCTGCTCTATTTAACATTCTCGATGAACAAGTTCAAGCTGGACACCAAAGTGGGCATCGCCTGTTTGGTTATCTATTTGGTATTTATGGTATTTGCCTCGCTCATTGAGCTCAATGTGTTCTTTCGCGTCAATCTGCCAACCTGCGGACGATCATGA
- the LOC117786554 gene encoding sodium/potassium/calcium exchanger 4, giving the protein MYFNFDSGTNNGYDDNFDPFLLRSSNTEDLNCTLPDILEFPNFMRKKSILYTVICILLSVYLFIMLAIVCDDYLVPAMERLCYTLRMSYDVAGATFLAAATSAPELFVAFVGTFITQGDIGVGTIVGSSVFNVLGIAAICGIFTGVATKMDWWPITRDTFWYLVSILLLFGVLYDSKITIYEAAGLLLFYVIYTIALACDRKIQGIFRTVDNDRDILSEDPMKREEDPLKSFKETVCCRPEPDDSIIQKIWWVIKYPAVVVLAITTPSARSILALSMLLAVLWISIISYFVTWFLTIIGYNVGIPDSIMGLTFLAAGTSVPEIVSSFIVCRKGYGSMAMCNAIGSNTFDIFVCLGLPWTIMILVTSKDISMNSSGMTITAGMLIVTALIVYACFLITKYTLDKFVGWTSLIVYIIFLVISCYIEIRMLKTVCDIESDEYSEYMNK; this is encoded by the exons atgtatttcaacTTCGATTCTGGTACGAATAATGGATATGACGATAATTTCG ATCCATTCCTTTTACGCTCTTCGAACACAGAGGATCTAAATTGTACGCTTCCGGATATTCTAGAGTTTCCAAATTTTATGAGAAAAAAGAGCATATTGTATACTGTAATATGCATTCTTCTCAGTGTATATCTGTTTATAATGCTGGCCATCGTTTGTGATGATTACTTAGTGCCTGCCATGGAGCGTTTATGCTACA cCTTACGAATGTCCTATGATGTGGCAGGTGCAACATTTTTGGCCGCAGCCACCTCAGCACCGGAACTTTTTGTCGCCTTTGTGGGCACATTTATCACCCAAGGCGACATTGGTGTTGGCACTATTGTTGGTTCATCGGTATTCAATGTGCTGGGTATTGCTGCTATCTGTGGCATCTTTACAGGCGTA GCTACCAAAATGGACTGGTGGCCCATTACGCGAGATACTTTCTGGTACTTGGTATCTATATTATTACTCTTCGGTGTGCTCTACGATTCGAAAATAACTATCTATGAAGCCGCTGGCTTATTGTTGTTCTATGTTATTTATACAATTGCCTTGGCCTGTGATCGTAAAATACAGGGAATATTTCGAA ccGTGGATAACGATCGTGATATACTGTCGGAAGATCCGATGAAACGTGAGGAAGACCCGCTTAAGTCATTTAAGGAGACTGTGTGCTGTAGACCGGAGCCAGATGATTCAATAATACAGAAAATCTGGTGGGTTATCAAATACCCAGCCGTTGTAGTGCTGGCCATAACAACGCCCAGTGCTCGCTCAATACTCGCGTTGAGTATGTTGCTGGCGGTGTTATGGATCAGCATTATATCGTACTTTGTTACTTGGTTTCTCACCATTATTGGCTATAACGTTGGCATACCCGATTCAATAATGGGTCTTACCTTTCTTGCCGCTGGCACCAGTGTACCCGAAATTGTTTCCTCCTTCATAGTATGCCGAAAAG GTTACGGCTCTATGGCAATGTGCAATGCGATCGGATCCAACACCTTCGATATATTCGTATGCCTGGGACTGCCTTGGACAATTATGATACTCGTAACAAGCAAAGATATATCCATGAACTCATCGGGAATGACCATTACGGCGGGAATGCTGATTGTCACCGCACTCATTGTCTATGCCTGCTTCCTGATAACTAAATATACGCTCGACAAATTTGTGGGCTGGACCAGTTTGATCGTGTATATTATCTTTTTGGTCATTTCATGCTATATCGAAATACGGATGCTCAAAACAGTTTGTGACATTGAATCCGACGAGTATTCTGAATACATGAACAAGTAG